From the Armatimonadota bacterium genome, one window contains:
- a CDS encoding sulfatase-like hydrolase/transferase yields the protein MISVLLGFVVLLPEARPPNIVLVMADDVGVEAFGCYGGESYDTPRIDAMAAVGVRFENCHSQPLCTPSRVKLMTGLSNARNYTKWSILPPGERTFAHMLKERGYATAVVGKWQLYGAVHLGDDAGTGTLPKDAGFDSYCLWQVEHLGSRYWNPQIDVDGRLQKPGADLYGPDVFLDYAIQFMRENRDRPFFIYYPMVLPHGPFTPTPLSQERAAPDGPQNFGDLVRYVDRQVGRLQNALRELDIDDRTVFIFTSDNGSHVSITARRNGKDVQGAKGGTLDTGTHVPLIVTGPGVARATVVDDLVDFSDFMPTLVEITGIPYNRLTDGVSFWPQSQGETGTPREFIYTYYNPRPGKAPFPERDWVRTVRYKLYGDGRLYDVFSDPLEENAIENDRMRAMLQQMLDKSPRREPR from the coding sequence GTGATCAGCGTGCTGCTGGGGTTCGTCGTCTTGCTGCCTGAGGCCAGACCGCCGAACATCGTTCTGGTGATGGCGGACGATGTTGGAGTCGAGGCGTTCGGCTGCTACGGAGGGGAGAGCTACGATACGCCGCGCATCGACGCAATGGCGGCTGTCGGTGTGCGGTTCGAGAACTGTCACAGCCAACCGCTCTGCACACCGAGCCGCGTCAAGCTCATGACCGGACTCTCGAACGCGCGCAACTACACCAAGTGGAGCATCCTGCCCCCCGGCGAGCGCACCTTCGCCCACATGCTCAAAGAGCGCGGATACGCGACCGCCGTAGTCGGGAAGTGGCAGCTCTACGGCGCGGTGCATTTAGGCGACGACGCTGGCACCGGCACACTCCCGAAGGACGCAGGTTTCGACAGCTACTGCCTCTGGCAGGTCGAACACCTTGGGTCGCGGTACTGGAACCCGCAGATCGACGTCGACGGAAGACTTCAAAAGCCAGGTGCAGACCTCTACGGCCCAGACGTGTTCCTCGATTACGCGATCCAGTTCATGCGTGAGAACCGGGACCGACCGTTCTTCATCTACTACCCGATGGTGTTGCCGCACGGCCCGTTCACGCCGACCCCGCTCAGCCAAGAGCGCGCAGCGCCCGACGGACCGCAGAACTTCGGCGATTTGGTGCGCTACGTCGACCGGCAGGTCGGGCGGCTTCAGAACGCGCTGCGAGAGCTCGACATCGACGACCGGACGGTCTTCATCTTTACAAGCGACAACGGCTCACACGTCAGCATCACCGCCAGGAGGAACGGCAAAGATGTGCAGGGGGCCAAGGGCGGGACGCTCGATACAGGAACGCACGTCCCGCTCATCGTCACCGGTCCCGGGGTCGCGCGCGCGACAGTCGTAGATGACCTGGTCGACTTCTCCGACTTCATGCCGACCCTCGTTGAAATCACTGGAATACCTTACAATCGTCTCACTGACGGCGTCAGCTTTTGGCCCCAGTCGCAGGGCGAGACAGGCACCCCGCGCGAGTTCATCTACACCTACTACAACCCCCGCCCCGGTAAAGCACCCTTCCCTGAGCGCGACTGGGTCCGGACCGTGCGGTACAAACTCTACGGCGACGGCCGGCTCTACGACGTCTTCTCCGACCCGCTCGAGGAGAACGCAATCGAAAACGACAGAATGCGGGCGATGCTGCAACAAATGCTCGACAAGTCGCCCCGAAGAGAGCCTCGGTAG
- a CDS encoding DUF885 family protein, which yields MISALLFAVGTTGGDLAAPIKAMSNELTQLTALENAMIPIVERFSMDRDEFERLYLTTHSADRFAELKVFLAEQMDSLGTVDFDDLGVEGRVDWLLLRNRIEYELLDADIDLERLNEASPLLPFLDMIVGFMERLRAMENVDSRSVAGQLADALEKLKSAKEDEIEISPFVALRAGRIANDLKRSLKTWFEFYDGYDPDFSWWVRKPYEEFDNELEAWIKYVNEELGGVKEDDDEAIVGDPVGREALLVDLKKEMIPYTPEELVRLADKELAWCKAELKKAATELGFDDPMAAMEYVKTLHVDPGDQPALIRDLALEAIAYLEDNDLMTIPELAKQSWQMSMMSPQRQLLAPFFLGGRTIIVSYPTDAMTHEQKLMSMRGNNEHFARATVHHELIPGHHMQQYMNRRFNTHRSAFGTPFWTEGWALYWEILLWDLGFPKTPENKIGMLFWRTHRAARIKFSLGFHLGQMTIEECVELLVNVVGHEQKTAEAEVRRSFEGSYMPLYQAAYLLGGLQINSLRNDLVENGPLSYKEFHDRIIRLNRMPIEMLRAILTDTLLEKEFETNWRFYGSP from the coding sequence ATGATCTCGGCCCTACTCTTCGCCGTCGGAACAACCGGAGGGGATTTGGCCGCTCCTATCAAGGCCATGTCTAACGAATTAACACAACTCACAGCGCTTGAAAACGCGATGATCCCGATCGTGGAGCGGTTCTCGATGGACCGCGACGAGTTCGAGCGGCTCTACCTCACGACCCACTCTGCCGATCGATTCGCCGAGCTGAAGGTCTTTCTCGCAGAGCAGATGGACAGCCTTGGCACGGTGGACTTCGACGACCTCGGGGTCGAAGGGCGCGTCGATTGGTTGCTTCTGCGCAATCGTATCGAGTACGAACTGCTCGATGCCGACATCGACCTTGAGCGCCTGAACGAGGCGTCGCCGTTGCTGCCGTTCCTGGACATGATAGTCGGCTTCATGGAGCGACTGCGCGCGATGGAGAACGTCGATTCCCGCAGCGTTGCCGGACAGCTCGCCGACGCTCTCGAAAAACTGAAGTCAGCGAAGGAGGACGAGATCGAAATCTCGCCGTTCGTCGCTCTTCGGGCTGGGCGGATCGCCAACGATCTGAAGCGGTCGCTCAAGACGTGGTTCGAGTTCTACGACGGATATGATCCGGACTTCTCGTGGTGGGTGCGAAAGCCGTACGAGGAGTTTGACAACGAGCTAGAGGCCTGGATCAAGTACGTCAACGAGGAGCTGGGAGGCGTGAAGGAGGATGACGACGAGGCGATCGTCGGCGATCCCGTCGGTCGAGAGGCACTCTTGGTCGATCTCAAGAAGGAGATGATCCCTTACACTCCCGAAGAGCTGGTCCGGCTCGCCGACAAGGAGCTGGCGTGGTGCAAGGCGGAGCTCAAAAAGGCCGCCACCGAGCTAGGGTTTGACGACCCGATGGCGGCGATGGAGTACGTCAAGACGCTCCACGTCGATCCCGGCGACCAGCCTGCGCTGATCCGCGACCTGGCGCTTGAGGCGATCGCGTATCTGGAGGACAACGACCTCATGACCATCCCCGAGCTTGCCAAGCAGAGCTGGCAGATGTCGATGATGTCGCCGCAGCGGCAGTTGCTCGCGCCGTTCTTCCTGGGCGGGCGCACGATCATCGTCTCGTACCCGACCGACGCGATGACGCACGAGCAGAAGCTGATGAGCATGCGCGGGAACAACGAGCACTTCGCGCGCGCGACGGTGCACCACGAGCTGATCCCCGGCCACCACATGCAGCAGTACATGAACCGCCGGTTCAACACGCACCGCAGCGCGTTCGGAACGCCGTTCTGGACCGAAGGGTGGGCGCTATACTGGGAGATTCTGCTCTGGGACCTTGGATTCCCGAAGACGCCGGAGAACAAGATTGGCATGCTCTTCTGGCGAACGCACCGCGCAGCCAGGATCAAGTTCTCGCTCGGCTTCCATCTGGGGCAGATGACGATCGAGGAGTGCGTCGAGCTCTTGGTGAACGTCGTCGGCCACGAGCAGAAGACCGCAGAAGCCGAGGTCCGCCGCTCGTTCGAGGGCAGCTACATGCCGCTGTACCAAGCGGCGTACCTGCTCGGCGGGTTGCAGATCAACTCGCTCCGCAACGACCTGGTAGAGAACGGCCCGCTGAGCTACAAGGAGTTCCACGACCGCATCATCCGCCTGAACCGCATGCCGATCGAGATGCTCCGCGCGATCCTGACCGACACTTTGTTGGAGAAGGAGTTCGAGACGAACTGGCGCTTCTACGGCAGCCCGTAG
- a CDS encoding NnrS family protein has product MAQRELSSLRLVPTRIQPKKPTDRAVVEIYRPFFLAGVVSVLTAGCALGAVALLGIALQGSYTASAWTPYVLAHANSQVYGWVAFFIIGFSLQQHAPTVERVRSFHRLAWGSLILMAVGIGLRFAAEPLVHVDRSIWMPVGIGSCVLQALAVVVFLWNITVNRHRTGQGLTWQSAFVFASLAYLLLIAFAEPFVFALTHQIDPAQNVAFVAKWFSPYRDAQFLGFVTMMIFGVALSKMHSCFGAREASRAQGLAGLVLWNAGLFGKMVGWLYFIERNLAASASWIFHVSGVLLAVGAVLLVLATGMFERLAKPLRSHKFIRAAFVWLLVAGVMLILEPLHLKATGQPFSHAYTGAVRHVLTVGFISQMIIGVGTYVVAQMNGLIESRLSPLWSVFWLLNVGNVFRVGLEVMTDYTETAFLPMGVTGFVELTALAIWGAHVGTHMVRTARIKAASPA; this is encoded by the coding sequence ATGGCACAGCGGGAACTCAGCAGCCTTCGCTTGGTTCCGACTAGGATTCAGCCCAAGAAGCCGACGGACCGGGCGGTCGTCGAGATCTACCGTCCGTTCTTCTTAGCGGGGGTCGTCAGCGTGCTGACAGCAGGCTGCGCGCTCGGCGCTGTGGCGTTGCTCGGAATCGCGTTGCAGGGGAGCTACACAGCCTCCGCCTGGACCCCCTACGTACTCGCCCACGCCAACTCGCAGGTGTACGGATGGGTCGCCTTTTTCATCATCGGATTCTCGCTTCAGCAGCACGCTCCGACCGTCGAGCGAGTGCGGTCTTTCCACCGGCTGGCGTGGGGGTCGCTGATTCTGATGGCGGTCGGGATCGGCCTGCGGTTCGCCGCCGAGCCGCTCGTGCACGTCGACCGGAGCATCTGGATGCCGGTTGGAATCGGCTCGTGCGTTCTACAGGCGCTCGCCGTCGTGGTCTTCCTTTGGAACATCACCGTGAACCGCCACCGGACGGGCCAAGGCCTGACGTGGCAGTCCGCGTTCGTCTTCGCCTCGCTGGCTTACTTGCTCTTGATCGCCTTCGCCGAGCCGTTCGTCTTCGCCCTCACCCATCAAATCGACCCCGCGCAGAACGTCGCGTTCGTCGCGAAGTGGTTCTCGCCTTACCGCGATGCTCAGTTCCTCGGTTTCGTGACGATGATGATCTTCGGCGTCGCGCTGTCCAAGATGCACTCGTGCTTCGGCGCGCGCGAGGCCTCCCGTGCTCAGGGCCTAGCGGGGCTGGTACTTTGGAACGCAGGGCTGTTCGGCAAGATGGTTGGCTGGCTCTATTTCATCGAGCGCAACCTTGCGGCATCGGCTAGCTGGATATTCCACGTCTCGGGTGTTCTGCTGGCTGTCGGGGCAGTTCTGCTCGTGCTCGCTACCGGGATGTTCGAGCGGCTCGCCAAGCCTCTGCGGTCTCACAAGTTCATTCGTGCGGCGTTCGTGTGGCTGCTCGTGGCGGGCGTCATGCTCATCCTGGAGCCGTTGCACCTCAAGGCGACCGGGCAGCCGTTCTCCCACGCATACACGGGGGCTGTTCGGCACGTCCTGACCGTCGGGTTCATTTCGCAGATGATCATCGGCGTCGGCACCTACGTCGTGGCGCAGATGAACGGGCTGATCGAGTCGCGGCTGAGCCCATTGTGGTCGGTTTTCTGGCTCCTGAACGTCGGCAATGTGTTCCGCGTCGGGCTCGAGGTGATGACCGACTATACGGAGACGGCCTTCCTGCCGATGGGCGTGACCGGGTTCGTCGAGCTGACTGCGCTGGCCATCTGGGGCGCACACGTCGGCACGCACATGGTGCGGACCGCGAGGATCAAGGCGGCGTCGCCGGCCTAG
- a CDS encoding sulfite exporter TauE/SafE family protein: METLGYIASALIGLSLGLIGGGGSTLTVPVLVYLFSIPATQATGYSLFVVGVTSVVGAYFAARRGHVEIRTGALFALPALVSVYLVRRLVVPALPDTLFSIGATGVTRDAAILVLFGTLMLFAAVAMIRPRMTESEKENGHAWKLAVKGALIGLITGLVGAGGGFLIVPALVFFAKLPMKTAVGTSLSIIALNSLVGFVGEVQATNDIAWALLGTVTTIAVAGIVVGGMIGKKISGAKLKPAFGWFVLTMGVFLVGNTLLAAPK; this comes from the coding sequence ATCGAAACCCTCGGATACATCGCCTCAGCGCTCATCGGACTCAGCCTCGGGCTGATCGGCGGCGGCGGCTCGACCCTCACCGTGCCGGTACTGGTCTACTTGTTCAGCATCCCAGCGACACAGGCGACCGGCTACTCCCTGTTCGTCGTCGGCGTGACTTCGGTGGTCGGAGCGTACTTCGCCGCTCGGCGCGGCCATGTCGAGATCCGCACTGGAGCGCTGTTCGCGCTTCCCGCTCTTGTCAGCGTGTACCTGGTGAGGCGACTGGTCGTACCCGCGCTTCCGGACACCCTGTTCAGCATTGGTGCGACCGGGGTCACGAGGGACGCCGCAATCCTCGTCCTGTTCGGCACCCTGATGCTGTTCGCGGCGGTCGCGATGATCCGGCCCAGGATGACCGAGTCGGAAAAGGAGAACGGCCACGCGTGGAAGCTGGCGGTCAAGGGAGCGCTCATCGGCCTGATCACGGGGTTGGTCGGCGCGGGAGGCGGCTTCCTCATCGTCCCCGCTCTCGTCTTCTTCGCGAAGCTGCCGATGAAGACCGCAGTCGGCACGTCGCTCTCGATCATCGCGCTGAACTCGCTCGTCGGTTTCGTCGGCGAGGTTCAGGCTACGAACGACATCGCCTGGGCGCTGCTTGGAACGGTGACGACTATCGCAGTTGCTGGCATCGTCGTTGGCGGGATGATCGGAAAGAAGATATCAGGCGCGAAGCTCAAGCCAGCGTTCGGATGGTTCGTCCTCACGATGGGCGTATTCCTGGTCGGTAACACTTTGTTGGCTGCGCCCAAGTAA
- a CDS encoding right-handed parallel beta-helix repeat-containing protein, whose protein sequence is MLGLIAIGLTASVAVYHVSPDGDDSASGSSNAPVATISQGVRLAGPGDIVVVHEGEYRITEPILIGKDKARLLLKARGRVVLRGGLEIPKSKIKSLDIDIERRLTKAASQNVLQVDLREIGIAAIDPLIARGMNHREAMAPVELFVGDEAQTLARWPNEGFVRTGKVTDKGAVPRFGDYSGKKAVFEFPQERIESWQTLEDVWAFGYWMWDWADESIPVESYRDGKLTLGGPHFYGVRENRPIYFENVLEELDSPGEYYIDRERMRLFFWPSTSGTAHLSLNKKPMLLIVEAEEVTVEGLRFVTSRQFTVDITGGRDVVLRNCVFRNLGRYAVKISSGTGHRVERCRFSDLGEGGVILNGGDRDRLSPASHEVIDCVFENFSRRARTYRPGVLVGGVGMRVARCEFKDAPHSAIIFSGNDHTFERNYFHDILTHTGDGGAVLGDRDWSERGTVIRENLFHRLHGEHIYENGVYLDDLISGIKVLDNVFLDCFWGLMIGGGRDNVVTGNLFVDVRLSMHLDARGLGWRADSFESLKNLLNRVPYKSLVWRRRYPGIEDILDDDPMSPKRNTVTDNVLVRAGRVTDDLAPQFKSGGTIERNVSSDSKAVFTVTNGVLTMDREAAELLAAIPGFNSPNGRKYGPTSNVPGPD, encoded by the coding sequence ATGCTAGGGCTGATCGCCATTGGTCTCACAGCGAGCGTAGCGGTTTATCACGTCTCGCCCGACGGCGACGACAGCGCCTCGGGGTCGAGCAACGCGCCGGTCGCAACGATCTCCCAGGGTGTCCGGCTCGCTGGCCCCGGCGACATCGTGGTGGTCCACGAGGGCGAGTACCGAATCACCGAGCCGATCTTGATCGGCAAGGACAAGGCGCGCCTGTTGCTCAAAGCTCGCGGCAGGGTCGTCCTGCGCGGTGGCTTGGAGATACCGAAGTCCAAGATCAAATCCCTGGACATCGATATCGAGCGCCGCCTGACAAAGGCCGCGTCCCAAAACGTCTTACAGGTCGACCTCAGGGAGATCGGCATCGCTGCCATCGATCCGCTGATCGCACGAGGGATGAACCACCGAGAAGCGATGGCGCCGGTCGAGTTGTTCGTCGGCGACGAGGCCCAAACGCTCGCTCGCTGGCCGAACGAAGGGTTCGTCCGCACCGGCAAAGTGACCGACAAAGGCGCGGTGCCAAGATTCGGCGACTACAGTGGCAAAAAAGCGGTGTTCGAGTTTCCGCAAGAGCGGATTGAGAGCTGGCAGACCCTCGAAGACGTATGGGCGTTCGGCTACTGGATGTGGGACTGGGCCGACGAGAGCATCCCAGTCGAGTCGTATCGCGATGGCAAGCTCACGCTCGGCGGGCCGCATTTTTACGGCGTCAGGGAGAACCGTCCGATCTACTTCGAGAACGTGCTCGAAGAGCTCGACAGCCCCGGCGAGTACTACATCGACCGCGAGCGCATGCGGCTTTTCTTCTGGCCGTCGACAAGCGGCACGGCGCACTTATCGCTGAACAAGAAGCCGATGCTGCTCATCGTCGAGGCCGAAGAGGTGACGGTCGAAGGTCTGCGGTTTGTGACGAGCCGCCAGTTTACGGTCGATATCACCGGCGGCCGCGACGTCGTTCTGCGAAACTGCGTGTTTCGAAACCTTGGCCGGTACGCGGTGAAGATCAGTAGTGGCACCGGGCACCGCGTCGAGCGGTGCCGTTTCTCAGATCTCGGCGAGGGCGGCGTGATACTCAACGGCGGCGACCGCGACAGACTTTCACCGGCTAGCCACGAGGTCATCGACTGTGTGTTCGAGAACTTCTCGCGCCGCGCTCGCACATACCGGCCGGGGGTGCTCGTCGGCGGCGTCGGGATGCGCGTCGCGAGGTGCGAGTTCAAGGACGCGCCACACTCGGCGATCATCTTCAGCGGCAACGACCACACGTTCGAGCGCAACTACTTCCACGACATCCTCACCCACACCGGCGACGGTGGCGCGGTCCTTGGCGACCGCGATTGGAGTGAGCGCGGTACGGTGATTCGCGAAAACCTGTTCCACCGCCTGCACGGCGAGCACATCTACGAGAACGGCGTGTACCTGGACGACCTGATCTCCGGGATCAAAGTGCTGGACAACGTGTTTCTCGACTGCTTCTGGGGGCTGATGATCGGCGGCGGGCGCGACAACGTCGTTACAGGCAACCTCTTTGTCGACGTCCGACTCTCGATGCACCTCGATGCGCGGGGCCTTGGCTGGAGGGCTGACAGCTTCGAAAGCTTGAAGAATTTGCTCAACCGCGTTCCGTATAAAAGCTTAGTCTGGCGACGCCGCTATCCGGGGATCGAAGATATCTTGGATGACGATCCCATGTCACCGAAAAGGAACACCGTGACCGACAACGTCTTGGTTCGGGCAGGGAGGGTCACCGATGACCTCGCGCCGCAGTTCAAGAGCGGGGGCACGATCGAGCGCAACGTCTCATCGGACTCGAAAGCGGTATTCACGGTGACGAACGGGGTTCTAACAATGGACCGAGAGGCCGCCGAACTCCTCGCAGCCATTCCGGGATTCAACTCCCCCAACGGCCGGAAATACGGCCCGACCTCGAACGTGCCCGGCCCCGACTAG